A single genomic interval of Lathyrus oleraceus cultivar Zhongwan6 chromosome 7, CAAS_Psat_ZW6_1.0, whole genome shotgun sequence harbors:
- the LOC127103493 gene encoding protein FAR-RED IMPAIRED RESPONSE 1-like: protein MSTTQRSESIHAFFDGYINSTTSLNQFVKQYDNALRSQAEKEFEADFNSTDTTIPCGSNSSIEKQFQSEFTNAKFKEIQVEFRSKMNCSASLNSMEDCFATYHVLEEILVGDIRKERVLKVVLNKENHDFKCECSLFEFRGIVCRHVLSVCSQERIVSLPEKYVLKRWKKNIKRKHSYIKTSYGVTELKPQIDRFDKLCKHFYEVAEVAVESEETTEDLHETLRLFSSNTSIKDSSLIEENLNDDFNPINSNRIRSPKHVKRKGRPPSKRKTFVAETIAKRSRKRTKKSDHAELTTECNIGMVENQFESNICVESSLEVVNGEHYLDSSIAVIQVEYSGGMLKDCKLNFVLIQIVNGASQTWLIHCTKLVNGSLTSVSEQLDFKIREIAVPDLVNTLH from the exons ATGTCAACTACGCAACGTAGTGAAAGCATACATGCTTTCTTTGATGGATATATCAATTCTACAACAAGTCTAAATCAGTTCGTGAAACAATATGATAATGCTCTTAGAAGTCAGGCAGAAAAGGAATTTGAAGCTGATTTTAATTCGACGGATACAACAATCCCATGTGGGTCAAACTCATCCATTGAGAAGCAATTCCAAAGTGAGTTTACGAATGCCAAATTCAAGGAAATTCAAGTGGAATTCAGATCTAAAATGAATTGTTCTGCCTCATTAAATAGCATGGAAGATTGCTTTGCTACGTATCATGTGTTGGAGGAGATATTAGTTGGAGACATACGCAAAGAGCGAGTCTTAAAAGTTGTGCTTAATAAGGAAAACCATGATTTCAAATGTGAATGCTCATTATTTGAGTTTAGAGGTATTGTGTGTCGGCATGTGTTATCCGTGTGTAGTCAGGAGAGGATTGTAAGTCTTCCAGAGAAGTATGTTTTAAAGAGATGGAAGAAAAACATTAAAAGGAAGCATTCATATATCAAGACTAGTTATGGTGTAACAGAATTGAAGCCACAAATAGACAGGTTTGACAAATTATGCAAGCATTTTTATGAGGTTGCTGAAGTAGCAGTTGAGTCAGAAGAGACTACCGAAGACCTCCATGAAACATTACGTTTGTTTAGCTCTAATACGTCCATAAAGGATAGTTCCCTTATTGAAGAAAATCTAAATGATGATTTTAATCCAATCAATAGTAATAGAATTCGCAGTCCAAAACATGTCAAGCGCAAAGGTCGTCCTCCATCTAAAAGGAAAACATTTGTCGCCGAAACGATCGCCAAGAGGTCAAGGAAACGAACAAAAAAAAGTGATCACGCTGAGCTTACTACA GAGTGCAATATTGGAATGGTGGAAAATCAGTTTGAAAGTAATATTTGTGTAGAATCATCTCTTGAGGTTGTTAATGGAGAACATTACTTAGATTCGAGTATTGCG GTTATTCAGGTGGAATATTCGGGTGGGATGTTGAAAGATTGTAAATTGAATTTTGTATTAATCCAAATTGTAAATGGTGCA TCCCAGACTTGGTTAATACACTGCACGAAGTTGGTTAATGGAAGTTTAACTTCGGTTAGTGAACAGCTAGACTTTAAAATAAGAGAAATTGCAGTCCCAGACTTGGTTAATACATTGCACTAA
- the LOC127103495 gene encoding protein FAR-RED IMPAIRED RESPONSE 1, whose translation MDSSSIFIECGSSQGEDVEVDHGDCGGYDDDTLWAPAIGMCFSCLEEVKTYYQEYALKKGFGWRIRSSKKGDDGEVNYLILSCSREGSNISKISCTLKTLPSRAKNCPAKICIKLKQDGFWYITQFESNHSHETSPTKARLFKANKKMNLHVRRTIQINDDAGVRINKTFQSLVKDAGGHENIPFCEKDVRNYINKERPAIGKEGDGKALIS comes from the coding sequence ATGGACAGTTCAAGCATTTTTATAGAATGTGGTAGTAGTCAAGGGGAAGATGTAGAAGTTGATCACGGTGATTGTGGTGGTTATGATGATGACACACTTTGGGCTCCTGCAATCGGGATGTGTTTTTCTTGTCTAGAGGAAGTTAAAACATATTATCAAGAGTATGCTTTAAAAAAGGGGTTCGGATGGAGGATTAGATCATCGAAAAAAGGAGATGACGGGGAGGTCAACTACCTAATACTTTCATGTTCAAGAGAGGGGTCTAACATTTCAAAAATTTCATGCACGTTAAAGACACTACCATCTAGAGCAAAAAATTGTCCTGCCAAGATTTGTATTAAATTGAAACAAGATGGTTTTTGGTACATTACACAATTTGAATCTAACCATTCTCATGAGACTAGCCCTACAAAAGCAAGATTGTTCAAGGCTAACAAGAAAATGAACTTACATGTGAGGAGAACAATCCAAATCAATGATGATGCGGGAGTAAGGATCAACAAGACTTTTCAATCGCTTGTTAAAGATGCAGGAGGACATGAAAATATTCCCTTTTGTGAAAAAGATGTGAGGAATTATATTAACAAAGAGCGTCCTGCAATTGGAAAAGAAGGTGATGGTAAGGCTTTGATTAGTTAG